The Cydia pomonella isolate Wapato2018A unplaced genomic scaffold, ilCydPomo1 PGA_scaffold_151, whole genome shotgun sequence genomic sequence CCTGGAAATTGGCTGCGTAGTTGAGGCCAAGGTCATGGTAAGTAAGTATGGCGCGCTTGGAGCGGTCTCCCCTCACGGCCACCAGCAGGTCTCCGCGGGACGTCCTCACCCGCTCCTCCACGCATGCGCCGTCGCTCTGCAATCGCCGGTCAGATGGGAAATGAAGCTGGACGCTTTTCAGATCATCGTCCAGGTTGTCCGAAGACATCATGTTGAGGAGAGCGATGTTCTCATGCTTCGTTGTCGTCGGCATTTTTTTAGGTCAATAATTCAATATAGAGGCAGTGTTTTAGCTCGTTGTATATCTTCCACCTTCTTAACTGCAGGGAAATGGCAGTTTCTGTCACTTAATAAGTGTTAATTGCCGTAATCCAATTAGCTGGCGATCCTTGTAAACATGCGGTAACTCTAAACATGTCTATAACTATACCACAAAATAGTCCGTTTAAACGTTTTCTTCGTTATTTGTCACTAAATCACTGTATTATCACTTATAGTTTCAATTATTTCGGCAGTTTTAACGAAGGATGAGGTATTTAGTTGAGCCAGCCGCAGGAAATGGTCAATAATGTGACGGCCAGACCGACGTGAATCCCAGTTAGCGGACGCTTCGGCACTGCTCGGCTGTTTCCGCCCCCATTCGGCTCTAAACAACCTCGATAGGTTCACTCCCACCGCGCATGTGCGAGTCCGCGCCGCGCGTCGatgcttattttattatatcgtatttttaaaactactttttaaaataaaatgtgcaATGAGCCACAAtctcaataataaataacacatttaaataatatgtcCAAATGGTAATTTTAGTAAATTAAAACGACCTAATACATGTTATAGCGATAAGCCATCTAGCACATTTCTAGTGAACTCGAATAAGAATGTACTCAAAAGTTGTTACGACAGGTGGCGCCACTTGAGGTATTAAATAATAGGATAGAGTATTTTATTAAGCGAGTTAATGACATAACAATCTGTTTCTTTGTCTTTTGTTTGTTGACTTCAAAATACCGAAATGGAAGCGGAGAGAAAAATCCTAGCTTGATTTGAATGTAAAACGAAGCTTATGATTTGCTCAACCTAATAGaaccattaaataaaataatgtactttACCACCCTATTTAGCGTGACCAGGTATCATGAAACAAAATGCTAATTAAGTTAACGTACTACTTTAAGTTCAGTGTCAGACTGAAAGTTAATTAGGTAGCCCATAGTCAAGTTTGGTGTGAACCTTATCATGCTATGAATTTGTTCTCATTTTGTACAACCAGTTTGTGAGAAAAAAGCAACGTATTGTGGCGTATTGGCCTTCAACGTTTGGGTCTCTTGGTCTAATATTAACAGGTCAGGCCACTATTTATTTTAGTGACAAGGTATACAACGCCGCCAAGAGTGAAGTGATGGTTTTGAAGGCGggtaaaataaaaccatattttatacCTCAAGTGTCGCTTGGCGGGGTTGTGATCTGTGTGATGGTAGTGATATCAAGAGGGAGCGAAGGGCGTTGTCGGTTAGGAGTAATAGGCTGTCTCGAAGATTCGCTAGATGCTCCGTGGAAGTAAAAATAACACTATTCAAAGCATATAGCCAGTCTTTTTACTCTAGCGGTCTTTGGGTTCGGTATACGAAAGGAGCCTACAACGCCCTTCGCATCCAAAACAACAACgctttcagaatgctgttgagaCTTCCAAAATGGTGCAGTGCATCAGGAATGTTCGCCCAAGCACACACGGAAGATTTTCACGCGATAATGCGTAAAAAAATTACGTCGCTAATGAGTCGCGTAGGTAAGGGAAAGTcgaaacagcattctgaaggtAATTGCGGACAGATTTAGCTGCCCCATAATGTGGCATTGCATGGAGCAGGCCAGATCTACTTTGACCTGTGTCAAGTTGGTCTGATTGATTAAgtcttaagttaattttactaaccatatatggacttttgggtctgaaataaataagtcATGTATAGGTAGTGCGGCTACGGCTAACAGGGTGTTTTAGAACCTTTAGCCTAATTCCACGAGAAAAAGGTCAAACTGAGTTTGACTACACGACCAACCACAAATTTGTGAAGAAATGTTTGTCTTTcctgcctagccaagatgccaatcgttcgcgccgccgtagcgaacgatacGGTCATTTCTCTCTAACACTCTTACACCTCCGACTAACAAGCACGTCATATGTGCCGTTAAGTGCaaacgtgaaaaaaaaaagttttttttttcggaaataCCCTTCGCCAGttaatagggttccgtagccaaatggcaaaaaacggaacccttatagattcgtcatgtccgtttgtctgtccgattattttttaataactgGTTGAGcgttatttgtttcttttacagattacatgttatttttaagacaaTTCTGTATATGTGGAAATCTGATACGATGCCTGTTGTAGGCCAAGGTTTGCAAGTGGTAAAGTATATCGGTTACTAATCTTCCGTTGTAAATTCTCAGGGATGTATAGTAGGataatagtaggtacttaatcaCACTAAAGCTCCCAAATCATCCGGTAACgcgtacctacttattatcATATCATGTCATATCACAACATACTTATTTTATCTcttatatttaaacaaattatgtaaaaaataataaataaacagactGACTAAAAGTTGTTGTATTAATCCCTCCACTTTCATATTACTTTATCCTTATGTCCTCTTTTATAACCCAACCTACCGCGCTTATATAGTGTCAATGAACACACGTGAGAAAAAAAGAACACATTGAGGAAAAAAAAAGTCTCGTTGAGTATTAGTTgactgtggaaagaaaagtacgaTAAGCGATacaaacttgtaccaaaaatatttctttttccaataactcattttattttgtaattaataacCTGACTCCTGCAACAAATATTCGTAACTTTTTTCagtttgcttttgttttgtttgggaACGGTTACTCTAACT encodes the following:
- the LOC133533306 gene encoding protein NDRG3-like; translated protein: MPTTTKHENIALLNMMSSDNLDDDLKSVQLHFPSDRRLQSDGACVEERVRTSRGDLLVAVRGDRSKRAILTYHDLGLNYAANFQAFFNFVDMRPILEQFCIYHVNAPGQEEGASPLPEDYTYPTI